ACGTGCCGTGGAGCAAGGCGGCCAACGACGACGGCACGTTCCGCAGCGACGAGGAGCTCAAGGCCCTCTACGCGGACGCCGGCCTGGAAGAGGGCAAGGACACGATCGCCTACTGCCGCATCGGTGAGCGCAGCTCGCACACCTGGTTCGTGCTCAAGGAGATCCTCGGCCTCGAGAACGTCAAGAACTACGACGGCTCGTGGAGCGAGTACGGCTCCCTGCGCGGCGTGCCGGTCGCGCTCGGCGACGAGCCGGGTGTCGCCTGATGTGCGGCGCGGTCAAGGGCGGACCCTCGCTCGAGGGCGTCGACGTCCAGAACCAGGCGGTCATCCAGGGCGTCGTGACGCGCGACGGCCAGCCGGTCGGCAACGCGTACGTCCGCCTGCTGGACCGCACCGGGGAGTTCACCGCCGAGGTCCCCACCTCGGCGACGGGCCAGTTCCGGTTCTTCGCCGGTCCCGGTGAGTGGACGCTGCGCACGCTGGCTCCCAAGGCGGTGTCGGTCGACAACGCGGTGACGGCCGCCAAGGGCGTCGTCGCGGAGGTCGCGGTCGCCGTCTGACCACCGGCACGATCCAGCAGGGCCCCTCCGGACACGCTCGGGAGGGGCCCTGCTTCACATCTCCAGCACGAGGGTCGTGGGACCGTCGTTCGTCAGCGTGATGGCCATGTCGGCCCCGAAGACCCCCTCGGCGACGGTCGCGCCGAGACGCCGCAGCGCGGCGCAGAACTCGTCGTACAGCGGCTCGGCCACGGGTCCCGGCGCCGCGGCCGTCCAGGTGGGCCGTCGTCCCTTGCGGGCATCGCCGTAGAGGGTGAACTGGCTGACGACGAGGATGCCGGCGTCGACGTCGGAGGCGGACCGTTCGTCGCGGAGGATGCGCAGGCCCCAGATCTTGGCGGCCAGGCGCCCGGCCACCTCGGCGGTGTCGTCGTGCGTCACGCCCAGCAGGACCATGAGCCCCGCGCCGATCTCGCCGACCGTCTCGCCCTCGACGTCGACGCTGGCCCGGGTGACCCGTTGCACGACGGCTTTCATGCGTCGAGGGTAGCGGCGCCCAGTAGACTGGAGATCATGCCGTTCGAGATCCCGTCAGACCTTCACCCCGACCTCATGCCCGTGGTGTGGCTGCTCGGCACGTGGCACGGCAACGGGCAGGGCGACTACCCGACGATCGAGCCGTTCACGTACGAGCAGGAGCTCGTGTTCGCGCACGACACCCGCCCGTTCCTGCACTACTTCAGCCGCACCTGGATCACCGACGCGGCGGGGGAGCGGGTGCGTCCCGGAGCCCTCGAGACCGGCTTCCTGCGTCCGGCCGGCGACAAGCAGCTCGAGCTGGTCCTCGCGCACCCGACCGGGTACGCCGAGGTCTGGTACGGCGAGGTCGACGGCCCGCGCATCACGATGGCGACCGATCTGGTCGCCCGCACCTCCACGGCCAAGGAGTACACCGCCGGACAACGGATGTACGGCCTGGTCGAGGGCGACCTGATGTACGCCCAGGACATGGCCGCCGAGGGCCAGGAGATGCAGTCGCACCTGTGGGGACGGCTCAAGCGTGTCTGACAGCCCGCTCCTCGCCCTGCCCGGCGCCGTGCCCGGAGACGCCCCCGACGGCGGCGTCGCGGCCCACTACGGCGCGATCTCGGCCGAGCAGCGCCGCCTGACCCGCGGCGGCACGTTCGTCGACCTGTCGCACCGGGACGTCGTCACGATCAGCGGCCCCGATCGCCTCACCTGGCTCCACTCGCTGACCACGCAGTTCCTCGAGGGCCTGGCCCCCGGCATCCACACCGAGGTGCTCCTGCTGACGCCGCAGGGACGCATCGAGCACGCGTTCTCCGGCGTGGACGACGGCGAGACCTTCTGGGCGCACACCGAGCCCGGCGCAGGCGCCGCGCTCGTGGAGTTCCTCGACCGGATGCGGTTCATGATGCGGGTGGAGGTCGCCCTCGTCTCGGACGACTGGGCGGTCATCGGCCTGCCCGAGCTGGTGTGGCGGATCGTGCCCCGCGCATCGCTCGTCGACCTGCCCGCCGAGCTGGGGGACCCGGTCGGCATGTGGGCGTGGGAGGCGCTGCGCATCGAGGCCGGGCTGGTCCGGGTCGGTCTTGACACCGACGACCGGACGATCCCGAACGAGGCCGGCCTGCTCGGGCTCGCTGTGCACCTCGACAAGGGCTGCTACCGCGGCCAGGAGACGGTCGCCCGCGTCCACACGCTGGGCCGCCCGCCGCGCCGCCTGGTCCGGCTGCTGCTCGACGGCTCCGTCGACCACCTGCCGCCGCACGGCTCCGACGTCATGCTCGACGGCGTCCGGGTCGGCTTCGTCGGCACCGCCGCCCGCCACCACGAGCTCGGTCCGATCGCCCTGGCGATGATCAAGCGCAACGTCGACGTCGCCGCGACGCTCGAGGCCGACGGCGTGGCCGCCTCCCAGGAGGTCCTGGTGGACCCCGAGGCCGGTCTGCACGTCCGGCCGGTGCT
Above is a genomic segment from Aeromicrobium chenweiae containing:
- a CDS encoding DUF1416 domain-containing protein, which translates into the protein MCGAVKGGPSLEGVDVQNQAVIQGVVTRDGQPVGNAYVRLLDRTGEFTAEVPTSATGQFRFFAGPGEWTLRTLAPKAVSVDNAVTAAKGVVAEVAVAV
- the dtd gene encoding D-aminoacyl-tRNA deacylase, whose translation is MKAVVQRVTRASVDVEGETVGEIGAGLMVLLGVTHDDTAEVAGRLAAKIWGLRILRDERSASDVDAGILVVSQFTLYGDARKGRRPTWTAAAPGPVAEPLYDEFCAALRRLGATVAEGVFGADMAITLTNDGPTTLVLEM
- a CDS encoding FABP family protein — encoded protein: MPFEIPSDLHPDLMPVVWLLGTWHGNGQGDYPTIEPFTYEQELVFAHDTRPFLHYFSRTWITDAAGERVRPGALETGFLRPAGDKQLELVLAHPTGYAEVWYGEVDGPRITMATDLVARTSTAKEYTAGQRMYGLVEGDLMYAQDMAAEGQEMQSHLWGRLKRV
- a CDS encoding YgfZ/GcvT domain-containing protein, whose product is MSDSPLLALPGAVPGDAPDGGVAAHYGAISAEQRRLTRGGTFVDLSHRDVVTISGPDRLTWLHSLTTQFLEGLAPGIHTEVLLLTPQGRIEHAFSGVDDGETFWAHTEPGAGAALVEFLDRMRFMMRVEVALVSDDWAVIGLPELVWRIVPRASLVDLPAELGDPVGMWAWEALRIEAGLVRVGLDTDDRTIPNEAGLLGLAVHLDKGCYRGQETVARVHTLGRPPRRLVRLLLDGSVDHLPPHGSDVMLDGVRVGFVGTAARHHELGPIALAMIKRNVDVAATLEADGVAASQEVLVDPEAGLHVRPVLS